A stretch of the bacterium genome encodes the following:
- a CDS encoding peroxiredoxin family protein, with amino-acid sequence MRAELNTKRRAALALLLALSLPATALATGQVGETAADFSLNAAQGGSYTFSEHDGKVRFLFFFGHG; translated from the coding sequence ATGAGAGCAGAACTGAACACGAAGCGGCGCGCGGCCCTGGCCTTGTTGCTGGCCCTTTCGCTGCCTGCCACCGCGCTGGCCACGGGGCAGGTCGGCGAAACCGCCGCAGATTTCAGCCTCAACGCCGCACAGGGTGGTTCCTACACCTTCAGCGAACACGACGGCAAGGTGCGCTTCCTCTTCTTCTTCGGACATGGCTGA